From Brassica oleracea var. oleracea cultivar TO1000 chromosome C3, BOL, whole genome shotgun sequence, a single genomic window includes:
- the LOC106335845 gene encoding putative glycerol-3-phosphate transporter 1, producing MQSEPEMEKKPVGIRFLERIKGSKLSYNAYQAIVLIVTFLAYASYHAARKTTSIVKSALDPQSPDTGVNSLLLRFTSFRSSGQEQENGGWAPFNGPNGTVLLGEIDVAFLAVYAFGMYFAGHLGDRMNLRIFLTVGMVGTGLFTSLFGVGYWANVHSFYYFLIMQMLAGLFQSSGWPSVVAVVGNWFNKKKRGLIMGIWNAHTSVGNITGSLIAAAMLRYGWGWSFVVPGVGIALIGLVNFAFLPVNPEMVGAERDEDVDSSSEKIGDSVSVPLLLSSSDSETDDKKRAVGFIEAWRIPGVAPFALCLFFAKLVAYTFLYWLPFYVSHTAIEGEYLSDETAGNLSTMFDVGGVVGGIMAGYISDRIGARAITAASFMYCSIPALFFYRSYGHVSLLANASLMFLTGMLVNGPYALITTAVSADLGTHSSLKGNSRALATVTAIIDGTGSVGAAVGPLLTGYISSRSSWTAVFTMLMGAAFVAGLLLTRLVMAEVAAKIAESRPSESECRAPVDHQGHVLDV from the exons ATGCAATCTGAGCCAGAGATGGAGAAAAAACCAGTTGGGATTCGATTCTTGGAACGAATCAAAGGGTCAAAGCTCTCTTACAACGCATACCAAGCCATAGTCTTGATCGTCACGTTCCTCGCTTACGCTAGCTATCACGCCGCAAGAAAAACAACAAGCATTGTCAAAAGCGCTCTTGATCCACAATCACCAGACACAGGGGTTAACTCACTCCTTTTGAGATTCACTTCGTTTCGATCATCCGGACAAGAACAAGAAAATGGTGGTTGGGCTCCGTTCAACGGACCAAACGGAACGGTTCTGCTGGGGGAGATCGACGTTGCGTTTCTTGCTGTTTACGCTTTCGGTATGTACTTCGCTGGTCATCTGGGAGACAGGATGAACCTGAGAATCTTCTTGACCGTTGGGATGGTCGGAACCGGTTTGTTCACGTCTCTGTTCGGTGTCGGTTACTGGGCGAATGTTCATAGCTTTTACTATTTCTTGATCATGCAAATGCTCGCTGGTCTGTTTCAATCCTCTGGCTGGCCTTCTGTGGTGGCCGTGGTCGGAAACTGGTTTAACAAGAAGAAGAGAGGTTTGATCATGGGGATATGGAACGCGCATACTTCCGTCGGCAACATCACTGGCTCGTTGATCGCTGCTGCGATGTTGAGATATGGTTGGGGATGGTCTTTTGTGGTTCCTGGTGTGGGTATTGCCTTGATCGGGTTGGTCAACTTCGCTTTCTTGCCTGTTAACCCGGAGATGGTTGGAGCTGAGCGAGACGAGGATGTTGATTCATCGAGTGAGAAGATTGGTGACTCTGTAAGTGTCCCCTTGCTGTTGAGCTCGTCTGATTCGGAGACCGATGACAAGAAAAGAGCTGTTGGGTTCATTGAAGCGTGGAGGATCCCTGGAGTTGCTCCTTTTGCTCTCTGTCTCTTCTTCGCTAAGTTGGTCGCTTACACTTTCCTCTACTGGCTTCCTTTCTACGTTAGCCACACAG CGATCGAAGGCGAGTATTTATCAGACGAAACAGCGGGAAACCTTTCGACAATGTTCGACGTAGGAGGTGTGGTCGGAGGAATCATGGCCGGTTACATTTCAGATAGGATTGGAGCAAGAGCGATTACGGCTGCGAGTTTCATGTACTGTTCGATCCCAGCTCTGTTCTTTTACCGGAGCTACGGACATGTGTCGTTACTAGCCAACGCGTCTCTGATGTTCTTAACCGGGATGTTGGTTAATGGACCTTACGCTTTGATCACAACGGCTGTTTCAGCTGATCTCGGGACGCACAGCTCCTTGAAAGGAAACTCGAGGGCTTTGGCTACCGTAACGGCTATAATCGACGGGACGGGATCCGTTGGGGCGGCGGTTGGGCCGTTGCTAACGGGTTACATATCTTCGAGGAGTAGCTGGACGGCGGTTTTCACCATGTTGATGGGAGCTGCGTTTGTGGCGGGACTGTTGTTGACGAGGCTTGTGATGGCCGAAGTAGCGGCTAAGATAGCTGAGTCGAGGCCGTCGGAATCAGAGTGTAGAGCTCCCGTAGACCATCAGGGTCATGTGCTAGATGTGTGA